The DNA segment CGAGGTGAGCCCCTGGGCGTTCATTCACCCGGCGAAGCCTTAGCCGACAGCTCTGCTTTCCTGACCGCCACTTCCCAACTCCGGATCGCCACGGACGCTGTCATGCGCCTGTCGTCCACGGTCGCTATTCGTTTTCTCCGAACAAATTGGCTTTCTGTTCGGAAAGTCCGATCGGGCTGGCCGCCTGAGGCAGGCGATCCGCTCCCGAGGTCCAAACGATGCTGCAGTTGCACTATGTTGCAATGACCTTTCCCAACGGCGTGAGAGCGGTCTTGCCGATCAGCCTTTCCGTCCCGAAGGGCCAGTTCCTCGTGCTGCTTGGCCCTTCGGGTGCGGGCAAATCGACATTGCTTCGTTGCCTGAACGGGCTGCTGAAGCCGACCCAGGGGGACGTCACGGTCGAAGGCCTAGGTTCCATCTTCAGCAATGCTCGCACGTTGCGCAAACATCGCATCCGTACGGGCATGATCTTCCAGCAGCATCATCTGATCGGCCGCCTCACAGCCCTGCAAAACGTCATGGTCGGCCGCCTCGGCGCACATAGCACGCTGAGGTCCTTATTTGCGCTGCCGCTGGCTGATCGGCTGCTCGCCTTGCAATCGCTGGAACGCGTGGGCCTGCTCGAACGTGCTCTTGATCGGGCAGACGAGCTTTCGGGAGGCCAACAGCAACGGATCGGGATCGCGAGAGCCATGGCACAAAAGCCGCAGTTCGTCCTTGCCGACGAACCCGTAGCCAGCCTTGATCCGGCAACCGGCGAACGCGTACTCGCGGATCTCCATCGCATCTGCCGGGAAGACGGCATCACCGCGATCGTCAGCCTCCATCAGATCGATCTCGCCCGCCAGTTCGCCGATCGGGTGATTGGACTGGCGAACGGCCGGATCGTCTACGAAGGCTCGGCCTTGCAACTGAGCCAGACAATTCTCGACCAAATTTATCTCGCAGCCCCGTCCCGGATGGCGGCGGCCTAGACGACAACGCCAGCGCATCGGATCGGATCAAGCCATGAAACGCAGAAGCTTCTTAGTCGCCTTCACGGTCGGCGGCCTGTCTCTTGCCTTCGACCATGCTTCCGGCCAGTCGGCGCCGAACCCCGCCAAGTTGCGGGTGGCGCTCCTCCCCGACGAGAACGCGTCCACGATTATCCAGAATGCGGCACCGTTGAAAGCCTATCTCGAGCACAGCCTCGGCAAGGACATCGAGCTCGTCGTCACCACCGACTATTCCTCGATGATCGAGGCGATGCGGTTCGGGCGGATCGAAGTCGCATATTTCGGTCCACTCTCCTACGTGCTGGCCAAGTCGAAAGCTCCCGAGATCGAACCGTTTGCCGTCGGCGTTTCGAAGGGCTCACCGACCTACAAGAGCGTCATCATCGCGCGGGCCGATGGCCCCGTGAAGACGCTCGCCGACATCAGGGGAAAGATGGTTGGATTTGGCGACTTCGCCTCCACGTCCAGCCACCTGATTCCGCGGGCACTGCTGGCCCGCGACGGCCTGATCGGCGACACCGACTACAAATATGTTCTCCTCGGAGCACATGATGCGGTCGCGCGTGCCGTGCAGTCGGGTCAAGTTCAGGCCGGCGGTCTTAGTCAGGAAATCTTCAAATCGCTGGTCGCCAAGGGTTCGATCGACGGCGACAAGTTGATCATTCTGGCAGAAAGTGATCCGATTCCGAATTATCCGATCACCATGCAGGGGTATCTGGCCCCCGAATTCAAGGTCTCGATCAGGAAGGCGTTCCTCGAGCTCAACGACAAGGACATTTTGAAGACGTTTCGCGCGGAAGGCTTCGTGGCGACGGACGACCACGCCTACGACATTCTGCGCGAAACAGCAAAGCTGCTCGATCTCGATCTTGCAAAGTTCAAGGGATGAACACTTCCGCCCCCTCACTCTACGACGACATCCTGGCTCGCGAAGGAGCGATGCGGCTCAAACGCGGCGCCGGTATATTTGTGATCATTATTCTGATCGTCGTTGCGATGGCGCTCACCGGCCTGCTTGATCCCCAGCGCTTCTTGGACGCTTGGCCGGCGATCAAGCAGCTATCCAGCGAAATGTTTCCGCCGGATTTCAGGCGTTATCAGAACTGGCTGAGGCCGCTTGCTGATACGTTGGCGATGTCGGTCGCAGGAACCGCCCTTGCCGTCTCGCTCTCGCTGTTGCTGGCCTTGTTTGCCGCCCGCAACACGACGCCCAACATCTTTGTTTACCATGCGACACGCACGCTCTTTAATCTGCTGCGATCGATCCCGGAACTCATCATGGGCATTATCTTCGTTGCCATGGTTGGCTTCGGGGCACTGCCCGGCGTGTTGGCGGTCGGTTTCCACTCAGTCGGAATGATCGGCAAGTTCTTCGCCGAAAGCATCGAGCATGTTGATCCAAAGCGGGTCGAGGCTGCCCGCGCGGCCGGCGCCTCGCCACTCCAGGTCGTCTTTCATGCGGTGCTGCCGCAGGTCCTGCCCCAGCTGGCGGACACCACTATTTATCGCTGGGAATACAATTTTCGCGCCTCGACCGTGCTCGGTGCGGTCGGTGCCGGCGGCATTGGCTTCGAATTGATCGCCGCACTCCGGGTGCTCGAATACGCGCAGGTATCGGCGCTTCTCATCTGTATTCTGATCTGCGTAACGATTGTCGACGGCATCGGCAGCGCGCTGCGAAGCTATCTCAAGTGAGCGAGTAATGTCTTGACAGGAAAACCGAAGATCGTGGCAACCAACCCAGTCTTTCCCGAGACACGGGCTCTGCTCGAAGAGCACGCAACGGTCGACGTCAACCCAACGGTTGAGCCGTGGACCTACGAAGAGGTGCGGCGACACTGCCGGGATGCAACCGCACTGCTCGCATTCATGACTGACAGGGTCGATGCGGAATTCCTCGCCGCCTGTCCAAACCTTCGCGTCA comes from the Bradyrhizobium erythrophlei genome and includes:
- the phnC gene encoding phosphonate ABC transporter ATP-binding protein, which produces MLQLHYVAMTFPNGVRAVLPISLSVPKGQFLVLLGPSGAGKSTLLRCLNGLLKPTQGDVTVEGLGSIFSNARTLRKHRIRTGMIFQQHHLIGRLTALQNVMVGRLGAHSTLRSLFALPLADRLLALQSLERVGLLERALDRADELSGGQQQRIGIARAMAQKPQFVLADEPVASLDPATGERVLADLHRICREDGITAIVSLHQIDLARQFADRVIGLANGRIVYEGSALQLSQTILDQIYLAAPSRMAAA
- the phnD gene encoding phosphate/phosphite/phosphonate ABC transporter substrate-binding protein; protein product: MKRRSFLVAFTVGGLSLAFDHASGQSAPNPAKLRVALLPDENASTIIQNAAPLKAYLEHSLGKDIELVVTTDYSSMIEAMRFGRIEVAYFGPLSYVLAKSKAPEIEPFAVGVSKGSPTYKSVIIARADGPVKTLADIRGKMVGFGDFASTSSHLIPRALLARDGLIGDTDYKYVLLGAHDAVARAVQSGQVQAGGLSQEIFKSLVAKGSIDGDKLIILAESDPIPNYPITMQGYLAPEFKVSIRKAFLELNDKDILKTFRAEGFVATDDHAYDILRETAKLLDLDLAKFKG
- the phnE gene encoding phosphonate ABC transporter, permease protein PhnE, yielding MNTSAPSLYDDILAREGAMRLKRGAGIFVIIILIVVAMALTGLLDPQRFLDAWPAIKQLSSEMFPPDFRRYQNWLRPLADTLAMSVAGTALAVSLSLLLALFAARNTTPNIFVYHATRTLFNLLRSIPELIMGIIFVAMVGFGALPGVLAVGFHSVGMIGKFFAESIEHVDPKRVEAARAAGASPLQVVFHAVLPQVLPQLADTTIYRWEYNFRASTVLGAVGAGGIGFELIAALRVLEYAQVSALLICILICVTIVDGIGSALRSYLK